One Paramisgurnus dabryanus chromosome 10, PD_genome_1.1, whole genome shotgun sequence genomic region harbors:
- the LOC135753693 gene encoding uncharacterized protein, whose amino-acid sequence MEWGVTMRALAELAASKPAIPMVTLVELQESAIEQNDDSPASTTPAPLPCPIPASTAPAPPPCPIPAFTTPTPPPCPIPSTLEAGPTVTFPPATFSLSPTVTSPTPTSPLSPSLDLDISFSPSPEFSPTFSPAPPTPLFNPSLMALSPCDYYMQRTPSPITREEADLIEELLGITCDAGDPNQGFEEQPQQDMATEVSSTLGFSFLKDIDF is encoded by the exons atggagTGGGGGGTCACCATGAGGGCCTTGGCGGAGCTGGCGGCCAGCAAACCTGCCATCCCCATGGTGACCCTAGTGGAGCTGCAGGAGAGTGCAA TTGAGCAAAACGATGACTCCCCTGCCTCCACCACTCCAGCTCCCCTGCCATGTCCCATCCCTGCCTCCACCGCTCCAGCTCCCCCGCCATGTCCCATCCCTGCCTTCACCACTCCAACTCCCCCTCCATGTCCCATCCCTTCCACACTTGAAGCTGGCCCCACTGTCACCTTCCCACCTGCCACCTTTTCCCTCAGCCCCACTGTCACCTCCCCAACTCCCACCTCTCCCTTGAGCCCCAGTCTTGATTTGGACATTTCTTTCTCCCCCTCTCCTGAATTTTCTCCAACTTTCTCTCCTGCTCCTCCAACCCCCCTCTTCAACCCGTCCTTGATGGCATTGTCACCTTGTGACTATTATATGCAGAGGACCCCCTCTCCTATTACAAGGGAGGAGGCAGACCTCATTGAGGAGCTGCTGG GAATCACTTGTGATGCGGGGGACCCGAATCAAGGCTTCGAGGAGCAACCAC AACAAGACATGGCGACAGAGGTCTCGAGCACTCTGggttttagttttttaaagGACATTGATTTTTAA